One Phalacrocorax aristotelis chromosome Z, bGulAri2.1, whole genome shotgun sequence DNA window includes the following coding sequences:
- the GKAP1 gene encoding G kinase-anchoring protein 1 isoform X3, which yields MASAVISSVPTTASRFALLRVESDTDSEPGKGRHGQGASKSQASGRGSSTNERKRKKRRKKKEQQQSEANELRNLAFKKIPQKSSHGGCLSQHKQKVHTAMQEDSQEENWQEWRQKDEQLTSEMFEADLEKALLLSKLEYEEHKKEYENVENTSPQSKSVNKREKKNQQGKDKPLTVSLKDFQSDSNIDNIAKKHEELNSSQSSLHDGGFFNRLEDDVQRILEREKRRVQLTACSETNNCTSHEHNQACKTAVILK from the exons ATGGCATCTGCTGTAATCAGTTCAGTTCCGACGACTGCATCTCGTTTTGCTTTATTACGAGTTGAAAGTGATACTGATTCAGAGCCTGGAAAAGGAAGACATGGCCAAGGTGCCAGTAAATCTCAGGCTTCAGGGAGGGGGTCATctacaaatgaaagaaaaagaaagaaaaggagaaagaagaaggaaCAACAGCAGAGTGAGGCCAATGAG ctcagaaaccttgcttttaaaaagattcCTCAGAAATCCTCACATGGAGGCTGTCTATCTCAGCATAAACAAAAGGTGCATACTGCAATGCAGGAGGACTCTCAGGAAGAAAATTGGCAGGAATGGAGGCAAAAAGATGAGCAG ctgaCATCTGAGATGTTTGAAGCTGATCTTGAAAAAGCATTGCTGCTAAGCAAACTGGAATACGAAGAGCACAAAAAG GAATATGAAAACGTTGAAAATACTTCACCTCAGTCAAAGTCTGTgaataagagagagaaaaagaaccaGCAAGGAAAAGACAAACCTCTCACTGTGTCTCTGAAAGACTTTCAGTCAGACAGTAATATAG aTAACATTGCTAAAAAACATGAG GAACTGAACTCTTCCCAGTCATCGTTGCATGATGGAGGATTTTTCAACAGGCTGGAAGATGATGTTCAGAGAATacttgaaagagagaaaaggagagtccAGCTCACTGCTTGCAGTGAAACAAATAACTGCACATCTCATGAACACAACCAGGCATGTAAAACAGCAGTCAttctgaaatga